The Alphaproteobacteria bacterium region CCAAGGCGACGTTCCCCGAGTTGGAGGGCTTGGGGGAATACCTCGAATTGTGATTTATGTTCGCCGTGAGAATCCAATAAAATGCTTTAATATTAGATACTTATTGTGATATTGCATCGAGGCTGTATTTCCGGTATTATTTCCGGAAATATATTCGAGGCCTGATGTGACAAATAGCCAAAAAACTGCACTCGCCGATTATCGTCGGCGCCTGAAACGCCGCGGCTTGGTCCGTGTCGAAGTCAACGTGCGCAAGGAAGACGCGGCACTGGTGCGCAGCATTGCCCAGGCGCTCACCGATCCGGAACACGATGTGGAGGCGCGGGCGATCCTGCGCCAGAATTTCACTGAACCCCGGGCCAAAGGTCTCAAGGCACTTCTTGCGGCGGCGCCGTTGCAGGGTATCGACCTCGAACGGAGCGGGGATACCGGAAGAACGGTTGAGCTTTGAGTTTCCTGATCGATACCAACATCGTCTCCGAGGTTGGCAAGGGCGCTCGCTGCAACGCCAACGTCGCGTCTTGGTACGCTTCGATCGATGACGGCGATCTTTATCTCAGCGTCATGGTGCTCGGCGAGATCCGCAAGGGCATCGAATTGGCCCGACGGCGCGACCCGGCCAAAGCGGAGGCTTTGGAAGCCTGGACGCGTGAAGTCGACGCCGCTTTCGGTGATCGGGTACTGCCGATCGATGGCGCCGTGGCGGATGAATGGGGCCGCATGAGTGCGCTGCGTCCCATCCCGGTGATCGATGGCTTGCTGGCGGCGACCGCCAAGGCCCACCGCATGACGCTGGTAACCCGCAACGAAGCCGATGTGGCGGGGCTTGGTGCCAAGGTTCTCAACCCGTTTAGGGGTTAAGGAAACGCCTCCAATCACTCCTACCCACACACCTGCTCAAACACCCGTAGATAATTTCCACCCAAGATCCCACTGACCTGTTCGTCGCCATAGCCGCGCTTCACCAAACCGCGGCTGAAGTTGACGTATTCGCCGTAATCGTCGAAGCCGACGAAGTTTTGCGTGGGCTTGAGGTTGTGTTCGGGCCGGAATCCCAAGAGCTCCACGGTCTTGGCGTCGAAGACGTCGGCCAGCACGGCCTTGGGGGCGACGTGGGGGAAGTCGCTGCCGATCCCCACGTGCTGCCAGCCCACGAGATTGGCGATGTGGTCGATGTGGTCGAGGAGTAGGTCTATTCCCACCTCGGGCTCGAGGCTCATGAAGAAGGGGATGGCGAAGACGCCGACAATGCCGCCGGTGTCGGCGATGGCGCGGATCTCGTCGTCGGATTTGAGGCGCGGGTGGTCGAAGAGCGCCTGGGCGCCGGTGTGGTTGGCGCTGACCGGGTGTTTCGAGACACGGCAGGCCTCGATCGTGGTGGCCCGGCCGCAATGCGAGAGATCGACGACAACGCCGAGATCGTTCAGCAGCGCCATGAGCTCCAGGCCGAAGTCCGTGAGGCCGTGGTCCAGCCGCTCCGTGCAGCCGCAGGCGATGACGTTGGTCTTGTTGTAGGTCAGCATGAAGCTGCGCAAGCCGGCCTCGTAGGCCCGCTCGAAGGCCCCGAGGTCCCGCGCCACCGTGCCCACGGGCTGGCAAAAAAGCATCAACCCGTGCTCGTCGGCGGCCTTGACCTCGAGAATGTCGGCGGCGTTTCGCACCAGGCGCAGCCAGGGCACCATATCGATGATCTCGACGTTGACCTGGGGCTCATTGACGTCGGTCATGTTGTAATATGCGTCCACCAGCCCCACCGTCACCCCCGACTGAGCCCAGAGCTCGCGCATCAGGTCCAGGTCGCATTCGTAGGGAAATTTGAAGGCCAACTTCTCGAGGAGTTCGAGCCCGGAATATTTCCCCACCATGTGGAGATACCCCGACTTGAAGGGCTCGCGCTCGAAGACGCGGTAGCCGCCGGGATGCTGGAAGGCGAAGTCGATGACGATGGCCGCGTCGTAAAGCCGCCGGGCGCGTTCTTCCTGCG contains the following coding sequences:
- a CDS encoding type II toxin-antitoxin system VapC family toxin, which encodes MSFLIDTNIVSEVGKGARCNANVASWYASIDDGDLYLSVMVLGEIRKGIELARRRDPAKAEALEAWTREVDAAFGDRVLPIDGAVADEWGRMSALRPIPVIDGLLAATAKAHRMTLVTRNEADVAGLGAKVLNPFRG
- a CDS encoding membrane dipeptidase, yielding MNAADFPPLGAYDFGLSDAQEERARRLYDAAIVIDFAFQHPGGYRVFEREPFKSGYLHMVGKYSGLELLEKLAFKFPYECDLDLMRELWAQSGVTVGLVDAYYNMTDVNEPQVNVEIIDMVPWLRLVRNAADILEVKAADEHGLMLFCQPVGTVARDLGAFERAYEAGLRSFMLTYNKTNVIACGCTERLDHGLTDFGLELMALLNDLGVVVDLSHCGRATTIEACRVSKHPVSANHTGAQALFDHPRLKSDDEIRAIADTGGIVGVFAIPFFMSLEPEVGIDLLLDHIDHIANLVGWQHVGIGSDFPHVAPKAVLADVFDAKTVELLGFRPEHNLKPTQNFVGFDDYGEYVNFSRGLVKRGYGDEQVSGILGGNYLRVFEQVCG